A single window of Streptomyces xanthii DNA harbors:
- a CDS encoding ABC transporter permease — protein MSTVTEAPPLAPAPAEEPPRKIRKRGRLVPYWLLLPGILWLIVFFALPMVYQASTSVQQGSLEDGFKVTWHFATYWDALADYYPQFLRSVLYAGCATILCLLLGYPLAYLIAFRAGRWRNVVLVLVIAPFFTSFLIRTLAWKTILADGGPVVGALNTLHVLDVTTWLGMTEGDRVLATPLAVVCGLTYNFLPFMILPLYTSLERIDGRLHEAAGDLYASPATTFRKVTFPLSMPGVVSGTLLTFIPAAGDYVNADLLGSTDTRMVGNVIQTQFLRILDYPTAAALSFILMAAILVMVTFYIRRAGTEDLV, from the coding sequence ATGAGCACTGTCACCGAAGCGCCGCCACTGGCGCCCGCCCCGGCGGAGGAACCGCCCCGCAAGATCCGCAAGCGCGGCCGCCTCGTCCCGTACTGGCTGCTGCTGCCCGGCATCCTCTGGCTGATCGTCTTCTTCGCCCTGCCGATGGTCTACCAGGCCTCCACCTCGGTGCAGCAGGGCTCCCTCGAGGACGGCTTCAAGGTCACCTGGCACTTCGCCACCTACTGGGACGCGCTCGCCGACTACTACCCGCAGTTCCTGCGCTCCGTCCTGTACGCCGGCTGCGCCACGATCCTGTGCCTGCTGCTCGGCTACCCGCTCGCCTACCTCATCGCGTTCCGCGCGGGCCGCTGGCGCAACGTCGTCCTGGTCCTGGTGATCGCCCCGTTCTTCACCAGCTTCCTGATCCGCACGCTCGCCTGGAAGACGATCCTCGCGGACGGCGGACCGGTCGTCGGCGCGCTCAACACCCTGCACGTCCTCGACGTGACGACCTGGCTCGGGATGACCGAGGGCGACCGCGTCCTCGCCACCCCGCTCGCCGTGGTCTGCGGCCTCACCTACAACTTCCTGCCGTTCATGATCCTGCCGCTCTACACCTCCCTGGAGCGGATCGACGGCCGGCTGCACGAGGCCGCGGGCGACCTCTACGCCTCGCCCGCCACCACCTTCCGCAAGGTGACCTTCCCGCTGTCGATGCCCGGCGTCGTCTCCGGCACCCTGCTCACCTTCATCCCGGCCGCCGGCGACTACGTGAACGCGGACCTCCTCGGCTCCACGGACACTCGCATGGTCGGCAACGTCATCCAGACGCAGTTCCTGCGCATCCTCGACTATCCGACCGCGGCGGCCCTCTCCTTCATCCTCATGGCGGCCATTCTCGTGATGGTCACCTTCTACATCCGGCGGGCCGGAACGGAGGACCTCGTCTGA
- a CDS encoding NADAR family protein, with the protein MNETGAASMIDSRESLVSALAAGTRVKWLHFWGHTPRPDGRLGASCLSQWWPSPFTVDGVEYATAEHWMMAGKARLFGDPEAERRAVEAAHPAQAKKAGRLVKGFDEKVWERERFGIVLAGSLHKFGSDPALRDFLVRTGERVLVEASPVDRVWGIGLAADDPAAEDPERWRGPNLLGFALMAARRELAAAS; encoded by the coding sequence ATGAACGAAACGGGGGCCGCGAGCATGATCGACAGCAGGGAATCACTGGTCAGCGCCCTGGCGGCGGGGACGCGCGTGAAGTGGCTGCATTTCTGGGGGCACACCCCGCGGCCGGACGGCAGACTGGGCGCGAGCTGCCTGAGTCAGTGGTGGCCGTCGCCGTTCACGGTCGACGGCGTGGAGTACGCGACGGCGGAGCACTGGATGATGGCCGGCAAGGCCCGGCTGTTCGGGGATCCGGAGGCGGAGCGCAGAGCCGTCGAGGCCGCTCACCCGGCGCAGGCGAAGAAGGCGGGGCGCCTGGTGAAGGGCTTCGACGAGAAGGTCTGGGAGCGCGAGCGCTTCGGGATCGTCCTCGCGGGCAGCCTGCACAAGTTCGGCTCGGACCCGGCGCTGCGCGACTTCCTGGTGCGCACCGGTGAGCGGGTCCTGGTCGAGGCCAGCCCCGTGGACCGTGTCTGGGGCATCGGCCTCGCGGCGGACGACCCGGCGGCCGAGGACCCGGAGCGCTGGCGCGGGCCGAACCTGCTGGGGTTCGCGCTGATGGCGGCGCGGCGGGAGCTGGCCGCGGCGTCCTGA
- a CDS encoding NAD(P)/FAD-dependent oxidoreductase produces MAAGAMNRQNRWTAALADAQPVAYWLDDPGRPAALPALTGDERCDLLVVGGGYSGLWTALLAKERDPGRDVVLVEGREIGWAASGRNGGFCAASLTHGTANGLARWPDEIHKLEELGAANLDAIEAAVARYSIDCDFERTGELDVATQPHQVAELREFHTELQEAGLADGLEMLDADQTREQVDSPTFLGALHDRRGVAMLHPAKLAWGLKQACLDLGVRIYENTPATQLASNGAGLAVRTPYGRIFARHAALGTNVFPSLVKRVRSYTVPVYDYALMTEPLSAEQLDSIGWKNRQGLGDSANQFHYFRLSADNRILWGGYDAIYPYGGKVRAEHDHRPETYAKLADHFFTCFPQLEGLRFSHAWGGAIDTCSRFSAFFGTAHGGRVSYAAGYTGLGVGATRFGADVMLDLLAGERTERTELEMVRKKPLPFPPEPFAYTGIALTKWSLARADDNGGRRNLWLKAMDSVGLGFDS; encoded by the coding sequence ATGGCCGCTGGCGCCATGAATCGTCAGAACCGCTGGACCGCCGCCCTCGCGGACGCCCAGCCCGTCGCGTACTGGCTGGACGACCCGGGGCGCCCCGCGGCGCTGCCGGCGCTGACCGGTGACGAGCGGTGCGACCTGCTCGTCGTCGGCGGAGGCTACAGCGGCCTGTGGACCGCGCTCCTCGCCAAGGAGCGCGACCCCGGCCGGGACGTCGTCCTCGTCGAGGGCCGCGAGATCGGCTGGGCCGCCTCCGGGCGCAACGGCGGCTTCTGCGCCGCCTCCCTCACCCACGGCACGGCCAACGGGCTCGCCCGCTGGCCCGACGAGATCCACAAGCTGGAGGAGCTGGGCGCCGCCAACCTCGACGCCATCGAGGCGGCGGTCGCCCGCTACTCCATCGACTGCGACTTCGAACGCACCGGCGAACTCGACGTGGCGACCCAGCCGCACCAGGTCGCCGAACTGCGCGAGTTCCACACCGAACTCCAGGAGGCCGGTCTCGCCGACGGCCTCGAGATGCTCGATGCCGACCAGACCCGCGAGCAGGTCGACTCGCCGACCTTCCTCGGCGCGCTGCACGACCGGCGCGGCGTCGCCATGCTCCACCCCGCCAAGCTGGCCTGGGGCCTCAAGCAGGCCTGCCTCGACCTCGGCGTACGGATCTACGAGAACACGCCCGCGACCCAGCTGGCCTCCAACGGGGCGGGCCTCGCCGTCCGCACCCCGTACGGCCGGATCTTCGCCCGGCACGCCGCCCTCGGCACCAACGTCTTCCCGTCCCTCGTCAAGCGCGTCCGCTCGTACACCGTCCCGGTCTACGACTACGCGCTGATGACCGAGCCGCTCAGCGCGGAGCAGCTCGACTCCATCGGCTGGAAGAACCGCCAGGGCCTCGGCGACAGCGCCAACCAGTTCCACTACTTCCGGCTCTCCGCCGACAACCGGATCCTGTGGGGCGGCTACGACGCGATCTACCCGTACGGCGGGAAGGTGCGCGCCGAGCACGACCACCGGCCCGAGACCTACGCCAAGCTCGCGGACCACTTCTTCACCTGCTTCCCGCAGCTGGAGGGCCTGCGCTTCTCCCACGCGTGGGGCGGCGCGATCGACACCTGCTCGCGGTTCTCCGCGTTCTTCGGCACGGCCCACGGAGGGCGGGTCTCCTACGCCGCCGGGTACACCGGGCTCGGCGTCGGCGCCACCCGCTTCGGCGCGGACGTCATGCTCGACCTTCTCGCGGGCGAGCGCACCGAGCGCACCGAACTCGAGATGGTCCGCAAGAAGCCGCTCCCGTTCCCGCCCGAGCCGTTCGCCTACACCGGCATCGCGCTCACCAAGTGGTCGCTGGCCCGCGCCGACGACAACGGCGGCCGGCGCAACCTGTGGCTGAAGGCGATGGACTCCGTCGGCCTCGGCTTCGACAGCTGA
- a CDS encoding gamma-aminobutyraldehyde dehydrogenase: protein MHNPTSANLPDRPSAKSVAAAAQERFAEGANFVGGRLTQGTSGRTHAVVDPATGTDVFTYELAGTDDVDAAVAAARDAFPGWAGATPGERSDAMHAFAGALAERAEEFARLESLQCGKPLKLSREFDVPGTVDNTAFFAGAARHLQGQSAGEYSGDHTSYVRREPIGVVGSIAPWNYPLQMAAWKVLPAIAAGNTIVLKPAELTPLTSLLFAQTATEAGIPEGVVNVITGAGRDAGEHLVGHPDVAMTSFTGSTGVGKRVAEIATATVKRLHLELGGKAPFVVFDDADLDAAVHGAVAGALINTGQDCTAATRAYVQRPLYEAFVAGVADVMASVRLGDPFADGTDLGPLISHAQRDRVAGFVDRARSYARVVTGGEAPGGALADGAYYRPTLVADAAQDSEIVQSEIFGPVLVVLPFDSDEEGIRLANDTPYGLAASAWSTNVYRANRATREIKAGCVWVNDHIPILSEMPHGGYKASGFGKDMSAYSFEEYTQIKHVMFDNTAVVRKDWHRTIFGDR, encoded by the coding sequence ATGCACAACCCCACCTCGGCCAACCTCCCCGACCGCCCGTCGGCCAAGTCCGTGGCGGCCGCCGCGCAGGAACGCTTCGCCGAAGGAGCGAACTTCGTCGGCGGACGGCTGACCCAGGGCACCTCCGGCCGCACCCACGCGGTCGTCGACCCCGCCACCGGCACCGACGTCTTCACGTACGAGCTGGCCGGTACGGACGACGTGGACGCCGCCGTCGCCGCCGCCCGCGACGCCTTCCCCGGCTGGGCCGGCGCCACCCCGGGCGAGCGGTCCGACGCGATGCACGCCTTCGCCGGGGCCCTCGCCGAGCGCGCCGAGGAGTTCGCCCGCCTGGAGTCGCTGCAGTGCGGCAAGCCCCTCAAGCTCAGCCGCGAGTTCGACGTGCCCGGCACCGTCGACAACACCGCGTTCTTCGCGGGCGCCGCCCGCCACCTCCAGGGCCAGTCCGCCGGCGAGTACAGCGGCGACCACACCTCGTACGTACGGCGCGAGCCGATCGGTGTCGTCGGCTCCATCGCCCCCTGGAACTACCCGCTCCAGATGGCCGCCTGGAAGGTGCTTCCCGCCATCGCCGCCGGGAACACGATCGTCCTCAAGCCCGCCGAGCTGACCCCGCTCACCTCGCTGCTCTTCGCGCAGACCGCGACCGAGGCCGGCATCCCCGAGGGCGTCGTCAACGTGATCACCGGCGCCGGCCGGGACGCCGGCGAGCACCTCGTCGGGCACCCGGACGTCGCCATGACCTCCTTCACCGGCTCCACCGGTGTCGGCAAGCGCGTCGCCGAGATCGCCACCGCCACCGTCAAGCGCCTCCACCTGGAGCTCGGCGGCAAGGCGCCCTTCGTGGTGTTCGACGACGCCGACCTGGACGCCGCCGTGCACGGAGCCGTCGCGGGCGCCCTCATCAACACCGGCCAGGACTGCACCGCCGCCACGCGCGCGTACGTGCAGCGCCCCCTCTACGAGGCCTTCGTCGCCGGCGTCGCCGACGTGATGGCGAGCGTCCGGCTCGGCGACCCGTTCGCCGACGGCACCGACCTCGGCCCGCTCATCTCGCACGCCCAGCGCGACCGCGTCGCCGGATTCGTCGACCGCGCCCGCTCCTACGCGCGCGTGGTGACCGGCGGCGAGGCCCCCGGCGGCGCCCTCGCGGACGGCGCCTACTACCGGCCCACCCTCGTGGCCGACGCGGCACAGGACAGCGAGATCGTCCAGTCCGAGATCTTCGGCCCCGTCCTGGTCGTGCTGCCCTTCGACTCCGACGAGGAGGGCATCCGGCTCGCCAACGACACCCCCTACGGGCTCGCCGCCTCCGCCTGGTCCACGAACGTGTACCGCGCGAACCGCGCCACGCGCGAGATCAAGGCGGGCTGCGTGTGGGTCAACGACCACATCCCGATCCTCAGCGAGATGCCGCACGGCGGCTACAAGGCGTCCGGCTTCGGCAAGGACATGTCTGCCTACTCCTTCGAGGAGTACACGCAGATCAAGCACGTCATGTTCGACAACACCGCGGTCGTCAGGAAGGACTGGCACCGCACGATCTTCGGGGACCGATAG
- a CDS encoding ABC transporter permease yields MRWLRKNLVVIAGLITLAYLLLPNVVVTAFSFNKPKGRFNYEWQEFSLDAWKNPCGVADMCGSLSLSLQIALWATIGATVLGTMIAFALVRYRFRARGAINSLIFLPMAMPEVVMAASLLTLFLNMGAQLGFWTILIAHIMFCLSFVVTAVKARVMSMDPRLEQAAQDLYAGPVQTFLRVTLPIAAPGIAAGALLAFALSFDDFIITNFNAGSTVTFPMFVWGSAQRGTPVQINVIGTAMFLVAVLCVLVGMFAGKRKNKVA; encoded by the coding sequence ATGCGCTGGCTGCGGAAGAACCTCGTGGTGATCGCGGGTCTGATCACCCTCGCCTATCTCCTCCTGCCGAACGTCGTCGTCACGGCCTTCTCCTTCAACAAACCGAAGGGCCGCTTCAACTACGAGTGGCAGGAGTTCAGCCTCGACGCCTGGAAGAACCCCTGCGGCGTCGCCGACATGTGCGGCTCGCTCTCGCTCAGCCTCCAGATCGCCCTGTGGGCGACGATCGGCGCGACCGTGCTCGGCACGATGATCGCCTTCGCGCTCGTCCGCTACCGCTTCCGGGCGCGCGGCGCGATCAACTCGCTGATCTTCCTGCCCATGGCGATGCCCGAGGTCGTCATGGCGGCCTCGCTGCTCACCCTGTTCCTCAACATGGGCGCCCAGCTGGGCTTCTGGACCATTCTGATCGCCCACATCATGTTCTGCCTCAGCTTCGTGGTGACCGCCGTCAAGGCGCGCGTCATGTCGATGGACCCCCGACTGGAACAGGCCGCGCAGGACCTCTACGCCGGCCCCGTCCAGACCTTCCTCCGCGTCACCCTGCCGATCGCGGCACCGGGCATCGCGGCGGGCGCGCTGCTCGCCTTCGCGCTCTCCTTCGACGACTTCATCATCACGAACTTCAACGCGGGATCCACGGTCACCTTCCCCATGTTCGTGTGGGGCTCGGCGCAGCGCGGCACACCCGTTCAGATCAATGTCATCGGTACGGCCATGTTCCTGGTCGCCGTACTGTGCGTCCTTGTCGGCATGTTCGCCGGCAAGCGAAAGAACAAGGTCGCCTGA
- a CDS encoding ABC transporter ATP-binding protein encodes MTTDHGGDVRLTGISKTYDNGFTAVRPLDLTVPQGSFFALLGASGCGKTTTLRMIAGLEEPTTGTVLLGDQDVTSLPPYKRPVNTVFQSYALFPHLDIFENIAFGLRRRGIKSVKKQVDEMLDLVQLGEHARKKPHQLSGGQQQRVAVARALINHPKVLLLDEPLGALDLKLRRQMQLELKRIQTEVGITFIHVTHDQEEAMTMADTVAVMNAGVVEQLGAPTDLYENPRSTFVANFLGTSNFIEAEIAGRAGDELTLRAGDGKLSLPAERCSADTGAGGKVLVGVRPEKISLTHADDAGTIPEDRNRITGTIADSSFIGVSTQYVIDTPLSDSFEVYAQNIERDGRLTPGAEVVLHWNPAHTFGLDADQDAEAGVEKVSEDTAA; translated from the coding sequence ATGACGACCGACCACGGCGGCGACGTCCGTCTCACCGGGATCAGCAAGACGTACGACAACGGCTTCACCGCCGTCCGTCCGCTCGACCTCACCGTGCCCCAGGGCTCCTTCTTCGCCCTCCTCGGCGCCTCCGGCTGCGGCAAGACCACCACCCTGCGCATGATCGCGGGCCTGGAGGAGCCGACCACCGGCACCGTCCTCCTCGGCGACCAGGACGTCACCTCGCTGCCGCCCTACAAGCGGCCCGTGAACACCGTCTTCCAGTCGTACGCGCTCTTCCCGCACCTCGACATCTTCGAGAACATCGCCTTCGGCCTGCGCCGGCGCGGCATCAAGTCGGTCAAGAAGCAGGTCGACGAGATGCTCGACCTGGTCCAGCTCGGCGAGCACGCCCGCAAGAAGCCGCACCAGCTCTCCGGCGGCCAGCAGCAGCGCGTCGCGGTCGCCCGCGCGCTCATCAACCACCCCAAGGTGCTGCTCCTCGACGAGCCCCTCGGCGCCCTCGACCTCAAGCTGCGCCGCCAGATGCAGCTGGAGCTCAAGCGCATCCAGACCGAGGTCGGCATCACCTTCATCCACGTCACGCACGACCAGGAGGAGGCCATGACCATGGCCGACACCGTCGCCGTGATGAACGCGGGCGTCGTCGAACAGCTCGGTGCCCCCACCGACCTGTACGAGAACCCGCGCTCCACCTTCGTCGCGAACTTCCTCGGCACCTCGAACTTCATCGAGGCCGAGATCGCCGGCCGGGCGGGCGACGAGCTCACCCTGCGCGCGGGCGACGGCAAGCTCTCGCTGCCGGCCGAGCGCTGCAGCGCGGACACCGGAGCGGGCGGCAAGGTCCTCGTCGGCGTACGCCCCGAGAAGATCTCCCTCACCCACGCCGACGACGCGGGCACGATCCCCGAGGACCGCAACCGCATCACCGGCACCATCGCCGACAGCAGCTTCATCGGCGTCTCCACGCAGTACGTCATCGACACCCCGCTCAGCGACTCGTTCGAGGTCTACGCCCAGAACATCGAGCGCGACGGCCGCCTCACGCCCGGCGCCGAGGTCGTCCTGCACTGGAACCCCGCGCACACGTTCGGCCTCGACGCGGACCAGGACGCCGAAGCGGGCGTGGAGAAGGTCTCGGAGGACACGGCCGCATGA
- a CDS encoding DUF4440 domain-containing protein, with protein MTDDQQQIQAAIDGELRLLAPAVRRDDAQSGAFLDPEFFEFGASGRRWDVESMRELMASTPVEPEHPVEVTEMAGVLLAPGLVHLTYRTDEGDRRVRRSSVWRRHPEAGWRLYFHQGTPTKE; from the coding sequence ATGACGGACGACCAGCAGCAGATCCAGGCGGCGATCGACGGCGAACTGCGCCTGCTCGCACCGGCGGTGCGCCGGGACGACGCGCAGTCGGGGGCGTTCCTCGACCCGGAGTTCTTCGAGTTCGGTGCGTCCGGGCGGCGTTGGGACGTGGAGTCGATGCGGGAGCTGATGGCCTCGACCCCGGTCGAGCCCGAACACCCGGTGGAGGTCACGGAGATGGCGGGCGTCCTGCTCGCACCGGGGCTCGTGCATCTGACGTACCGGACGGACGAAGGGGACCGCCGCGTGCGGCGCAGCTCGGTGTGGCGCCGCCACCCGGAGGCCGGGTGGCGGCTGTACTTCCATCAGGGGACGCCTACGAAGGAGTAG
- a CDS encoding APC family permease, translating into MSSNLSPAAPHAADEAPDAPPGLRRSLKRFDITAMAIAAVISFDTVGQIATGGGEAVTWTAALALFFLIPYALLFAETGAAFPQEGGPYVWVKLALGRPAAALTTLFYWVTNPIWLGGSLVFLAAETWDGFVFHLGSGTVADYVFKLLFVWAAILTAVVSLSRGKWITTVGALVKVLSLGLFTLTATLYGIEHGFHGLTEAHFSPTAAGFLALVPILLFAYVGFEAPNAAGEEMHDPQKDVPAALGRSATVAAACYLLPVLALLAVVPVKQVTGIGGFMEGARLVFDVYGPAAGPLLTATAVMFVFALLTQGSAWMIVSDRMQAMAAADGGFFTRKLGAFHPKLGTPVRTNLLSGAVATLFMLTAMQLADGDAGAVFAVVLTVAVTTLLLSYLVVVPALVLLRLRRPEVERPYRVPFGDRGFLACAGLVYAWILVGSWSALFPGVLEGVFGIEYDFMDAWGVSRLSFESFTLGTVALLLVVGTIGVRVARRESAPA; encoded by the coding sequence GTGTCCTCCAACCTCTCCCCCGCCGCCCCGCACGCAGCCGACGAGGCGCCGGACGCCCCGCCCGGGCTGCGGCGCAGCCTCAAGCGCTTCGACATCACCGCCATGGCCATCGCCGCGGTCATCTCCTTCGACACCGTCGGGCAGATCGCCACCGGCGGCGGCGAGGCGGTCACCTGGACCGCGGCGCTCGCCCTGTTCTTCCTGATCCCCTACGCCCTGCTGTTCGCCGAGACCGGCGCCGCGTTCCCGCAGGAGGGCGGCCCGTACGTCTGGGTGAAGCTGGCGCTGGGCCGCCCGGCGGCCGCCCTCACCACCCTCTTCTACTGGGTCACCAACCCGATCTGGCTGGGCGGTTCACTGGTCTTCCTCGCCGCCGAGACGTGGGACGGGTTCGTCTTCCACCTCGGCTCGGGCACCGTCGCCGACTACGTCTTCAAGCTGCTGTTCGTGTGGGCCGCGATCCTCACCGCCGTCGTGTCGCTGAGCCGCGGCAAGTGGATCACCACCGTCGGCGCCCTCGTGAAGGTGCTGTCCCTCGGCCTGTTCACGCTCACCGCCACGCTCTACGGCATCGAGCACGGCTTCCACGGACTGACCGAGGCCCACTTCAGCCCGACCGCGGCCGGCTTCCTGGCCCTCGTGCCGATCCTGCTGTTCGCGTACGTCGGCTTCGAGGCGCCCAACGCCGCCGGTGAGGAGATGCACGACCCGCAGAAGGACGTGCCCGCCGCGCTCGGCCGCTCCGCCACCGTCGCGGCCGCCTGCTACCTGCTGCCCGTGCTCGCGCTGCTCGCCGTCGTCCCCGTCAAGCAGGTCACCGGCATCGGCGGCTTCATGGAGGGCGCGCGGCTCGTCTTCGACGTCTACGGACCGGCCGCCGGGCCCCTGTTGACGGCCACCGCCGTGATGTTCGTCTTCGCCCTCCTGACGCAGGGCAGCGCCTGGATGATCGTCAGCGACCGCATGCAGGCGATGGCGGCGGCCGACGGAGGCTTCTTCACCCGCAAGCTCGGCGCCTTCCACCCGAAGCTGGGCACGCCGGTCCGCACCAACCTGCTCTCCGGTGCGGTGGCCACGCTGTTCATGCTCACCGCGATGCAGCTCGCCGACGGGGACGCCGGCGCCGTCTTCGCCGTGGTGCTCACCGTCGCGGTCACGACACTGCTGCTGTCGTACCTCGTCGTCGTGCCCGCCCTCGTCCTGCTCCGGCTGCGCCGGCCCGAGGTCGAACGGCCCTACCGGGTGCCGTTCGGCGACCGGGGCTTCCTCGCCTGCGCCGGCCTCGTGTACGCGTGGATCCTCGTCGGCTCCTGGTCGGCGCTGTTCCCCGGCGTACTCGAAGGCGTCTTCGGCATCGAGTACGACTTCATGGACGCGTGGGGCGTCTCCCGGCTCTCCTTCGAGTCGTTCACGCTGGGCACGGTGGCCTTGCTCCTGGTCGTGGGCACGATCGGGGTACGCGTGGCGCGCCGCGAATCGGCGCCCGCGTAG
- a CDS encoding DUF4190 domain-containing protein, which yields MAGGTTPQGSDPWAKPQDAVPAPAPQSPAGGRGIHDSQTVTAMPAASGTPHPPSPQAPSPYATPAPQHPQYPQQGAVPPPPVSPAGPGLPSAAYGHPAAPAPQQAPYGWAGGMPVQPSNGLGVTSMVTGIVSAVLCLFWPVSIITGILGVVFGFIGRSKARRGEATNGGQALAGIICGAFGLLMGVGVITLLVILDQTH from the coding sequence ATGGCAGGCGGCACCACACCGCAGGGAAGCGACCCCTGGGCGAAGCCGCAGGACGCGGTCCCGGCACCGGCCCCGCAGAGCCCGGCCGGCGGGCGCGGCATCCACGACAGCCAGACGGTGACGGCCATGCCCGCCGCGAGCGGCACCCCGCACCCGCCGTCACCGCAGGCCCCGTCCCCGTACGCGACACCCGCCCCGCAGCATCCGCAGTACCCGCAGCAGGGCGCCGTGCCGCCCCCGCCGGTGTCGCCCGCGGGCCCGGGCCTGCCCTCCGCGGCCTACGGCCACCCGGCGGCGCCCGCCCCGCAGCAGGCCCCGTACGGCTGGGCCGGCGGGATGCCGGTGCAGCCGAGCAACGGGCTCGGCGTCACGAGCATGGTCACCGGCATCGTCTCCGCGGTGCTCTGCCTGTTCTGGCCGGTCTCGATCATCACCGGGATCCTCGGCGTCGTCTTCGGCTTCATCGGCCGGAGCAAGGCGCGCCGCGGCGAGGCCACGAACGGCGGGCAGGCGCTCGCGGGCATCATCTGCGGCGCCTTCGGCCTGCTCATGGGCGTCGGCGTCATCACCCTGCTCGTGATCCTCGACCAGACGCACTGA
- a CDS encoding ABC transporter substrate-binding protein, which produces MEQYEPDRLSPAQLAAMRRSFRNGRAAMTRRSLLRASAGGAFAVGGLGALTGCGIPAASKSQGATTSEDHSAKEKVINFSNWTEYIDMSDDEKHRPSLEAFTKRTGIQVKYTEDINDNVEFFGKIKPQLAAGQDTGRDLIVLTDWIASRLVRYGWVQKLDPSNLPHAYTNLAPQFRNPDWDPGHAYSYPWQGVSTVIAYNTKATGGKDITSVTELLEDPKLKGKVGLLSEMRDSVGMTLLDMGKDPRDFKADDFDAAIARLQKAVDRGQVRRFTGNDYIADLSKGDLAACLAWAGDVVQLQADNPHVKFAIPDAGYITATDSMLIPNKARHKTNAERLIDYYYEPAVGAQLAAWINYVSPLDTSIVRPELAKIDKDVANDPLIVPDKAMQSKGHGFRSLTAKEETAFEEKFAQLTGG; this is translated from the coding sequence ATGGAGCAGTACGAGCCCGACCGCCTTTCCCCGGCCCAACTGGCCGCCATGCGGCGCAGCTTCAGGAACGGCAGGGCCGCCATGACCCGCCGTTCGCTGCTGCGCGCCTCCGCGGGCGGCGCCTTCGCCGTCGGCGGCCTCGGGGCGCTCACCGGCTGCGGCATTCCCGCCGCGAGCAAGTCCCAGGGCGCCACCACGTCCGAGGACCACTCGGCCAAGGAGAAGGTCATCAACTTCTCCAACTGGACCGAGTACATCGACATGAGCGACGACGAGAAGCACCGCCCGTCGCTGGAGGCGTTCACCAAACGCACCGGGATCCAGGTCAAGTACACCGAGGACATCAACGACAACGTCGAGTTCTTCGGCAAGATCAAGCCGCAGCTCGCGGCCGGCCAGGACACCGGCCGCGACCTGATCGTCCTCACCGACTGGATCGCCTCCCGGCTCGTGCGCTACGGCTGGGTGCAGAAGCTCGACCCGTCCAACCTGCCGCACGCGTACACCAACCTGGCGCCCCAGTTCCGCAACCCCGACTGGGACCCCGGGCACGCCTACTCGTACCCCTGGCAGGGCGTCTCCACCGTCATCGCCTACAACACGAAGGCGACCGGCGGCAAGGACATCACCTCGGTCACCGAGCTGCTCGAGGACCCCAAGCTCAAGGGCAAGGTCGGCCTGCTGTCCGAGATGCGCGACAGCGTCGGCATGACCCTGCTCGACATGGGCAAGGACCCCCGCGACTTCAAGGCCGACGACTTCGACGCGGCGATCGCCCGCCTCCAGAAGGCCGTCGACCGCGGGCAGGTGCGCCGCTTCACCGGCAACGACTACATCGCCGACCTCAGCAAGGGCGACCTCGCGGCCTGTCTGGCCTGGGCCGGTGACGTCGTGCAGCTCCAGGCGGACAACCCGCACGTCAAGTTCGCCATCCCGGACGCCGGTTACATCACCGCGACCGACAGCATGCTGATCCCCAACAAGGCGCGGCACAAGACGAACGCCGAGCGGCTCATCGACTACTACTACGAGCCGGCCGTCGGCGCGCAGCTCGCCGCGTGGATCAACTACGTGAGCCCGCTGGACACCAGCATCGTCCGGCCCGAGCTCGCCAAGATCGACAAGGACGTCGCGAACGACCCGCTGATCGTTCCCGACAAGGCCATGCAGTCCAAGGGACACGGCTTCCGCTCCCTGACGGCCAAGGAAGAGACCGCGTTCGAGGAGAAGTTCGCCCAGCTCACCGGCGGCTGA